One part of the Streptomyces sp. AM 2-1-1 genome encodes these proteins:
- a CDS encoding alkaline phosphatase D family protein encodes MTPAPTHADSERPSHPAEFRAAARRLGEGVGRRRFLTTTGAAAALAFAVNLPTAGTASAAELDPRRIADDPFTLGVASGDPLPDSLLLWTRLAPRPYETGGGLPAARVRVGWELAHDERFRRVVRRGTVTAHPEFAHSVRTEVRGLEAGRTFYYRFRTGGWTSETGRTRTAPDPHARNRAVRLAAVSCQAYHDGYFTAYRHLAAEDVDAVFHLGDYLYEYAVTPTGGARAYTDRVLPDLFDRETLTLDDYRSRYALYKSDPDLRAAHAAHPFVVTWDDHETENNYAGDVPENSVPAEEFLLRRAAAYRAYWENQPLRAPQRPTGPDMRLYRRLRFGRLAQFDILDTRQYRSDQAYGDGWKVPGPESEDPARTLTGATQERWLIDGWRTSRATWNVVPQQVTFAQRRDVPTDAYKLSMDSWDGYPASRQRVLDGAESAGVENLLVLTGDVHVAYGFDLKKDFDDPASRTVGTEIVTTSVTSGKNGSVKPANWNNQMAANGHLKFYDGRRGYALVSLEGDHARADFRAVDAVTTPGAPVRTAGSFVTEAGNPGLTPA; translated from the coding sequence ATGACGCCAGCACCGACCCACGCGGACTCCGAACGCCCGTCCCACCCGGCCGAGTTCCGCGCGGCCGCGCGCCGGCTCGGTGAGGGCGTGGGCCGCCGGCGCTTCCTCACCACCACCGGCGCCGCCGCCGCCCTCGCCTTCGCCGTGAACCTGCCCACCGCCGGTACGGCGAGCGCCGCCGAGCTGGACCCCCGCAGGATCGCCGACGACCCCTTCACGCTCGGAGTGGCCTCCGGCGACCCGCTGCCCGACTCCCTGCTGCTCTGGACACGCCTCGCCCCGCGCCCCTACGAGACCGGTGGCGGGCTGCCCGCCGCCCGCGTCCGGGTCGGCTGGGAACTCGCCCACGACGAGCGCTTCCGCCGGGTGGTCCGGCGCGGAACCGTCACCGCCCACCCGGAGTTCGCGCACAGCGTCCGTACGGAGGTCCGCGGCCTGGAAGCCGGCCGCACCTTCTACTACCGCTTCCGCACCGGCGGTTGGACCAGCGAGACCGGCCGCACCCGCACCGCCCCCGACCCGCACGCCCGCAACCGCGCGGTCAGGCTCGCCGCCGTCTCCTGCCAGGCCTACCACGACGGGTACTTCACCGCCTACCGCCACCTCGCGGCCGAGGACGTCGACGCCGTCTTCCACCTCGGCGACTACCTCTACGAGTACGCCGTGACCCCCACCGGCGGCGCCCGCGCCTACACCGACCGGGTGCTCCCCGACCTCTTCGACCGGGAGACGCTGACCCTGGACGACTACCGGTCGCGGTACGCCCTCTACAAGTCCGACCCCGACCTGCGCGCCGCGCACGCCGCGCACCCCTTCGTCGTCACCTGGGACGACCACGAGACCGAGAACAACTACGCCGGCGACGTCCCCGAGAACAGCGTGCCCGCCGAGGAGTTCCTGCTCCGCCGGGCCGCCGCCTACCGCGCGTACTGGGAGAACCAGCCGCTGCGCGCCCCGCAGCGGCCCACCGGCCCCGACATGCGGCTCTACCGGCGGCTCCGGTTCGGGCGCCTGGCGCAGTTCGACATCCTGGACACCCGCCAGTACCGCAGCGACCAGGCGTACGGCGACGGGTGGAAGGTCCCCGGACCTGAGTCCGAGGACCCCGCCCGCACCCTGACCGGCGCCACCCAGGAGCGCTGGCTGATCGACGGCTGGCGCACCTCGCGCGCCACCTGGAACGTCGTGCCCCAGCAAGTCACCTTCGCCCAGCGGCGCGACGTGCCCACCGACGCCTACAAGCTCTCGATGGACTCCTGGGACGGCTATCCCGCCTCCCGGCAACGGGTGCTGGACGGCGCCGAGTCGGCGGGCGTCGAGAACCTGCTGGTCCTCACCGGTGACGTGCACGTCGCCTACGGCTTCGACCTGAAGAAGGACTTCGACGACCCCGCCTCCCGCACCGTCGGCACGGAGATCGTCACCACCTCGGTCACCAGCGGCAAGAACGGCTCGGTGAAGCCCGCCAACTGGAACAACCAGATGGCGGCCAACGGGCACCTGAAGTTCTACGACGGCCGGCGCGGGTACGCGCTGGTCTCCCTCGAAGGCGACCACGCCCGCGCCGACTTCCGTGCGGTCGACGCCGTCACCACGCCCGGCGCCCCCGTCCGGACAGCCGGTTCCTTCGTGACGGAGGCGGGAAACCCGGGCCTGACCCCGGCCTGA
- a CDS encoding Gfo/Idh/MocA family oxidoreductase: protein MSGTVRWGILATGGIAATFTKDLLGLPDAEVVAVASRTGTSARAFAERFGIGRAYGSWAELVADEDVDVVYVATPHSAHHEAAALALRAGKHVLCEKAFTLDAGQAAELVALARERGLFLMEAMWTYLNPVVRRMTELVREGAIGEIRTVQADFGFAGEVGPEHRLRDPALGGGALLDLGVYPVSFAHLLLGEPDRVRADALLSPEGVDLNTGILLGWDSGATALLSCSIVGHHATAATVVGTKGRIDLPRDFFHPDHLLLHRAGSADPAPEKIVTGPGPEGLSGMQYEAVEVMRALRAGETESPLVPLDGSLAVMRTLDAVRARIGVRYPSDPPTGGAS, encoded by the coding sequence ATGAGTGGGACTGTGCGTTGGGGCATATTGGCGACGGGTGGCATAGCCGCGACCTTCACCAAGGACCTGCTGGGACTGCCGGACGCCGAGGTGGTCGCGGTGGCGTCGCGCACCGGGACGTCGGCCCGCGCGTTCGCGGAGCGGTTCGGGATCGGGCGGGCCTACGGGAGCTGGGCCGAACTCGTCGCGGACGAGGACGTCGATGTGGTGTACGTCGCCACGCCGCACTCCGCGCACCACGAGGCGGCCGCGCTGGCGCTGCGTGCCGGGAAGCACGTGCTCTGCGAGAAGGCGTTCACGCTGGACGCGGGGCAGGCCGCCGAGCTGGTCGCGCTCGCCCGGGAGCGCGGGCTCTTCCTGATGGAGGCCATGTGGACGTACCTGAACCCGGTCGTCCGCCGCATGACGGAGCTGGTGCGCGAGGGCGCGATCGGTGAGATCCGCACCGTCCAGGCCGACTTCGGGTTCGCGGGCGAGGTGGGTCCCGAGCACCGGCTGCGCGACCCCGCGCTGGGCGGCGGCGCGCTGCTGGACCTGGGGGTCTACCCGGTGTCCTTCGCGCACCTGCTGCTGGGCGAGCCGGACCGCGTGCGGGCGGACGCGCTGCTCTCCCCCGAGGGCGTGGACCTGAACACCGGGATACTGCTGGGCTGGGACTCGGGCGCGACCGCGCTGCTCTCCTGCTCGATCGTGGGCCACCACGCCACGGCGGCGACCGTCGTCGGCACGAAGGGCCGCATCGACCTCCCGCGCGACTTCTTCCACCCCGACCACCTCCTCCTGCACCGGGCCGGCTCCGCGGACCCGGCGCCGGAGAAGATCGTCACGGGCCCGGGTCCCGAGGGCCTCTCCGGCATGCAGTACGAGGCCGTCGAGGTGATGCGCGCCCTGCGGGCGGGCGAGACCGAGTCCCCGCTGGTGCCGCTGGACGGATCGCTGGCGGTGATGCGGACGCTCGACGCGGTCCGGGCCCGCATCGGCGTCCGCTATCCCTCCGACCCGCCCACCGGCGGCGCGTCCTGA
- a CDS encoding multidrug effflux MFS transporter, whose product MPDNGGSRAQRQHEHIPTAGTGAVITGPAVPDPAPGPDGPALPGLTGLPGTPSATAVRRTALLVTLVLGGLTALPALSMDMYLPALPDVTDALHAPAATVQLTLTACLLGMALGQIVVGPMSDRWGRRGPLLAGMVVYVVATAICAIAPNAEMLIGFRLLQGLAGSAGIVISRAVVRDLYDGLDMARFFSTLMLISGVAPIIAPLIGGQVLRITDWRGVFVVLTVVGVLLTLVVWKSLHETLPPEERHTGGVVEALRTMRGLFADRVFIGYTFAGGLAFAALFAYVSASPFVIQEIYGASPQTFSLLFGLNSVGLIIVGQINGKLLVGRVSLDRVLFVGLSVVLLAAVALLLMTAGVFGDVGLAPVAGALFVLMSAMSLALPNTNSQALMRSKHAAGSASALLGTTSFLIGAVASPLVGIAGEGTAVPMAVVQTVCAASAMAVFLLMCRPWQRQGRVAGGL is encoded by the coding sequence ATGCCGGACAACGGCGGAAGCCGGGCCCAGCGACAGCACGAGCACATACCTACGGCGGGAACCGGAGCAGTGATCACCGGGCCCGCCGTTCCCGATCCCGCGCCGGGCCCCGACGGCCCGGCGCTCCCGGGTCTCACCGGACTTCCCGGGACCCCCTCGGCGACCGCCGTCCGGCGGACCGCCCTCCTGGTGACCCTGGTGCTCGGCGGCCTCACCGCGCTGCCGGCCCTGTCCATGGACATGTACCTGCCGGCGCTGCCGGACGTCACCGACGCGCTGCACGCCCCGGCCGCCACCGTCCAGCTCACCCTGACCGCCTGCCTCCTCGGCATGGCCCTCGGCCAGATCGTCGTCGGACCGATGAGCGACCGGTGGGGCCGCCGCGGGCCGCTCCTGGCCGGCATGGTCGTCTACGTCGTCGCCACGGCGATCTGCGCCATCGCCCCCAACGCCGAGATGCTCATCGGCTTCCGCCTCCTCCAGGGGCTCGCGGGGTCGGCCGGCATCGTGATCTCCCGGGCGGTGGTGCGCGACCTCTACGACGGCCTCGACATGGCCCGGTTCTTCTCCACCCTGATGCTGATCTCGGGCGTCGCGCCGATCATCGCCCCGCTGATCGGCGGCCAGGTGCTGCGGATCACGGACTGGCGCGGCGTCTTCGTCGTCCTCACCGTGGTCGGCGTACTGCTCACCCTGGTCGTGTGGAAGAGCCTCCACGAGACGCTGCCGCCCGAGGAGCGCCACACCGGCGGTGTCGTCGAGGCCCTGCGCACCATGCGCGGCCTCTTCGCCGACCGGGTCTTCATCGGCTACACCTTCGCCGGCGGACTCGCCTTCGCGGCGCTCTTCGCCTACGTCAGCGCCTCGCCCTTCGTCATCCAGGAGATCTACGGCGCCTCGCCGCAGACCTTCAGCCTCCTCTTCGGCCTCAACTCGGTCGGCCTGATCATCGTCGGCCAGATCAACGGCAAGCTCCTGGTCGGCCGGGTCAGCCTCGACCGCGTGCTGTTCGTCGGTCTCTCGGTCGTCCTGCTCGCCGCCGTCGCGCTGCTGCTGATGACCGCCGGCGTCTTCGGCGACGTGGGGCTCGCCCCGGTCGCCGGCGCGCTGTTCGTCCTGATGTCCGCGATGAGCCTCGCGCTGCCCAACACCAACTCCCAGGCCCTGATGCGTTCCAAGCACGCGGCGGGCTCCGCCTCCGCGCTGCTCGGCACCACGTCGTTCCTCATCGGTGCCGTCGCCTCACCGCTCGTGGGCATCGCGGGGGAGGGGACGGCCGTCCCGATGGCCGTCGTCCAGACCGTGTGCGCCGCGTCGGCCATGGCCGTCTTCCTGCTGATGTGCCGCCCCTGGCAGCGGCAGGGCCGGGTCGCCGGCGGTCTGTAG
- a CDS encoding small ribosomal subunit Rsm22 family protein, whose translation MNATLPTAEALRAALAGLVDGLPPKQATQAVDRLIASYRGTTPTDAPVLRDRADVVAYAAYRMPATFEAVRAALDALREAAPEWEPATHTDVGGGTGAASWAVAGAWDGPGTTVLDWAEPALELGRELAGAGGPAGLRTARWQRARIGEALELAPTDLVTVSYVLKELTPAARDGLVDAAAGAAQAVVVVEPGTPDGYARVIEARDRLIAAGLTVAAPCPHSAACPIERGTDWCHFSARVSRSSLHRQVKGGTLSHEDEKFSYVVATRFPVEPVAARVTRRPQIRKGQVLLELCTRDEALRRETVTKRHGALYRGARDTDWGDAWPPAGEG comes from the coding sequence GTGAACGCCACCCTCCCCACCGCCGAAGCCCTGCGCGCGGCCCTCGCCGGCCTCGTCGACGGGCTGCCGCCCAAGCAGGCGACGCAGGCCGTCGACCGGCTGATCGCCAGCTACCGCGGCACGACCCCCACCGACGCGCCGGTGCTGCGGGACCGGGCGGACGTCGTCGCCTACGCCGCGTACCGGATGCCCGCGACCTTCGAGGCCGTACGGGCCGCCCTGGACGCGCTCCGCGAGGCCGCGCCGGAGTGGGAGCCCGCCACCCACACCGACGTCGGCGGCGGCACCGGTGCGGCGAGCTGGGCGGTCGCCGGGGCCTGGGACGGACCCGGGACCACCGTCCTGGACTGGGCCGAACCCGCCCTGGAACTCGGCCGCGAGCTGGCCGGGGCGGGCGGGCCCGCCGGGCTGCGGACCGCCCGGTGGCAGCGCGCCAGGATCGGCGAAGCCCTGGAGCTCGCCCCGACGGACCTGGTGACCGTCTCGTACGTCCTCAAGGAGCTGACCCCCGCGGCCCGTGACGGGCTGGTCGACGCGGCGGCGGGTGCCGCGCAGGCTGTCGTCGTCGTGGAACCCGGCACCCCGGACGGGTACGCCCGGGTGATCGAGGCGCGCGACCGGCTGATCGCCGCGGGGCTGACCGTGGCGGCCCCCTGTCCGCACAGCGCCGCCTGCCCCATCGAGCGGGGCACCGACTGGTGCCACTTCTCCGCCCGGGTCAGCCGCTCCTCCCTGCACCGGCAGGTCAAGGGAGGGACGCTGAGCCACGAGGACGAGAAGTTCAGTTACGTCGTGGCGACCCGCTTCCCCGTCGAGCCGGTGGCCGCCCGGGTGACCCGCCGTCCGCAGATCCGCAAGGGCCAGGTCCTGCTGGAACTCTGCACCCGGGACGAGGCGTTGCGGCGCGAGACGGTCACCAAGCGCCACGGAGCGCTCTACCGGGGCGCCCGGGACACCGACTGGGGCGACGCCTGGCCGCCGGCCGGGGAGGGGTGA
- the ddaH gene encoding dimethylargininase, which translates to MPRDATPRRYLMCAPTHFRVTYSINPWMDPSKPVDLRLARTQWEDLRDRYRSLGHTVEELTPLPGLPDMVFAANGATVIDGRVLGAMFAHRERHAEAAAHREWFRSHGYGEFHEPAHVNEGEGDFAVTASFVLAGTGFRSSPLAHDEAQEFFGRPVIGLHLVDPRYYHLDTALCVLDDAADEIMYYPDAFSPGSRSVLARLFPDALIAGEPDAAALGLNAVGDGLHVLLPQGATGLFGPLRDRGFEPVPMDLSELLKGGGSVKCCTQELRGA; encoded by the coding sequence GTGCCACGTGACGCCACCCCTCGTCGCTATCTGATGTGCGCCCCCACGCACTTCCGGGTCACCTACTCCATCAACCCGTGGATGGACCCGTCCAAGCCCGTCGACCTCCGGCTGGCGCGGACCCAGTGGGAGGACCTGCGGGACCGCTACCGCTCCCTCGGCCACACGGTGGAGGAGCTGACGCCGCTGCCCGGCCTGCCGGACATGGTCTTCGCCGCCAACGGCGCGACGGTGATCGACGGGCGGGTGCTCGGCGCGATGTTCGCGCACCGGGAGAGGCACGCCGAGGCCGCGGCCCACCGGGAGTGGTTCCGGTCGCACGGCTATGGGGAGTTCCACGAACCGGCGCACGTGAACGAGGGCGAGGGCGACTTCGCGGTCACCGCCTCCTTCGTGCTGGCCGGGACCGGATTCCGGTCCAGCCCACTGGCGCACGACGAGGCGCAGGAGTTCTTCGGCCGGCCGGTGATCGGCCTGCATCTGGTGGACCCGCGCTACTACCACCTGGACACGGCGCTCTGCGTGCTCGACGACGCGGCCGACGAGATCATGTACTACCCCGACGCGTTCTCCCCGGGCAGCCGGTCCGTGCTGGCGCGGCTCTTCCCCGACGCGCTGATCGCCGGGGAACCGGACGCCGCCGCGCTCGGCCTGAACGCGGTCGGGGACGGTCTGCACGTCCTGCTGCCGCAGGGCGCCACGGGATTGTTCGGTCCCCTCCGGGACCGGGGCTTCGAGCCGGTCCCGATGGATCTGAGCGAGCTGCTCAAGGGCGGTGGCAGCGTGAAGTGCTGCACCCAGGAGCTGCGGGGGGCGTGA
- a CDS encoding bifunctional DNA primase/polymerase: MGADSGRTRGTEGKISQWLRRRPKQQQADADAWARLGMLLAVAEAGMPISPAAHPLGFRCSCERVGCPTPARHPVSFAWQTQSTTDAAQIERWAEGQPLANFITATGMIHDVLDVPLSAGVKSLARLTERGIDVGPVARSGDDRMLFFTATRGTPEDEDEWWPCELDSHPETMDEHPGLRWHCRGSYVLLPPARLPGDLDVRWERGPEHPLPDPLTLLEALTDACAAYVDSDEATGLDPAAVAWPLGR, from the coding sequence ATGGGCGCCGATTCCGGCCGTACGCGCGGCACCGAGGGCAAGATTTCCCAGTGGCTGCGGCGACGACCCAAGCAGCAGCAGGCCGACGCGGACGCATGGGCGAGGCTGGGCATGCTGCTGGCCGTCGCCGAGGCGGGGATGCCGATCTCGCCCGCCGCCCACCCGCTCGGATTCCGATGTTCGTGCGAGCGCGTCGGATGCCCCACCCCCGCCCGCCACCCGGTGTCGTTCGCCTGGCAGACGCAGTCGACCACCGACGCCGCCCAGATCGAACGCTGGGCCGAGGGACAGCCACTGGCGAACTTCATCACCGCCACCGGCATGATCCACGACGTGCTGGACGTTCCGCTCTCCGCCGGCGTCAAATCCCTGGCCCGGCTGACCGAACGCGGCATCGACGTCGGACCCGTCGCCCGCTCCGGCGACGACCGGATGCTCTTCTTCACCGCCACCCGCGGCACCCCCGAGGACGAGGACGAGTGGTGGCCCTGCGAACTCGACTCGCACCCCGAGACCATGGACGAACACCCCGGTCTGCGCTGGCACTGCCGCGGCAGCTATGTGCTGCTCCCGCCCGCCCGTCTCCCCGGTGACCTCGACGTGCGCTGGGAGCGCGGCCCCGAGCACCCGCTGCCGGACCCGCTGACCCTGCTGGAGGCGCTGACCGACGCCTGCGCCGCGTACGTCGACAGCGACGAGGCGACCGGCCTGGACCCGGCCGCGGTGGCCTGGCCCCTCGGCCGCTGA
- a CDS encoding PhzF family phenazine biosynthesis protein, with protein sequence MSEFDVPDGIDVLRVFCAPDGRHGNALGVVRDGCDYPDETARQALAAELGFSETVFVDDPERGRVDIHTPGLRLPFAGHPLVGSAWLLDLEVLELEVGEVFARQDGEFTWITARPEWAPPRELVRYDSAAEVEALTGPPPGEGWLYVWAWEDEAAGRVRARGFPRRDDGIVEDEATGAAALLLTALLGRALNIIQGRGSQILTAPAPDGTVELGGRVVLAHRG encoded by the coding sequence ATGAGTGAATTCGACGTACCCGACGGCATCGACGTCCTGCGGGTGTTCTGCGCCCCCGACGGCCGCCACGGGAACGCCCTCGGGGTCGTACGGGACGGGTGCGACTACCCCGACGAGACGGCGCGGCAGGCGCTCGCCGCCGAACTCGGTTTCAGTGAGACGGTGTTCGTGGACGACCCGGAGCGCGGACGGGTGGACATCCACACCCCCGGGCTCCGGCTGCCGTTCGCCGGGCATCCGCTGGTCGGCAGCGCCTGGCTCCTCGATCTGGAGGTCCTGGAGCTGGAAGTGGGAGAGGTGTTCGCCCGCCAGGACGGCGAGTTCACCTGGATCACCGCCCGCCCGGAGTGGGCGCCGCCCCGGGAGCTGGTGCGCTACGACTCCGCCGCCGAGGTCGAGGCGCTGACCGGACCCCCGCCGGGGGAGGGGTGGCTGTACGTGTGGGCCTGGGAGGACGAGGCGGCGGGGCGCGTACGGGCGCGCGGGTTCCCGCGCCGCGACGACGGCATCGTGGAGGACGAGGCGACCGGAGCCGCCGCCCTGCTGCTCACCGCGCTGCTCGGCCGGGCCCTCAACATCATCCAGGGACGCGGCTCCCAGATCCTCACCGCCCCCGCCCCGGACGGCACGGTGGAGCTCGGCGGCCGGGTCGTGCTGGCCCACCGGGGCTGA
- a CDS encoding biliverdin-producing heme oxygenase — MSVGTVTPVPPFSTVIRTASHEQHAEAETSAFMGDMLGGRLGVDAYTRYTEQLWFVYRALEEGAERLRHDPVAGPFIQAPLMRLTALERDLAHLRGPEWREGLEPLPATAAYAERVAACARDWPAGYVAHHYTRYLGDLSGGQIIRDRAEKAWGFAHKGDGVRFYVFEEIANPAAFKRSYRTLLDAVDADDLEKRRVVDECKRAFALNTAVFRELGEVFPLGA; from the coding sequence ATGTCCGTCGGCACCGTCACCCCCGTCCCCCCGTTCTCCACGGTCATCCGCACCGCCTCGCACGAGCAGCACGCGGAGGCGGAGACCTCGGCCTTCATGGGCGACATGCTCGGCGGGCGCCTCGGCGTGGACGCGTACACCCGTTACACCGAGCAGCTGTGGTTCGTGTACCGCGCGCTGGAGGAGGGCGCCGAGCGGCTGCGCCACGATCCGGTCGCGGGACCCTTCATACAGGCGCCGCTGATGCGGCTCACCGCACTGGAGCGCGATCTGGCGCACCTGCGGGGCCCCGAGTGGCGCGAGGGCCTGGAGCCGCTGCCGGCCACCGCCGCGTACGCCGAGCGGGTCGCCGCCTGCGCGCGCGACTGGCCCGCCGGTTACGTCGCGCACCACTACACCCGCTACCTCGGGGACCTTTCCGGCGGGCAGATCATCCGCGACCGGGCCGAGAAGGCCTGGGGTTTCGCGCACAAGGGCGACGGGGTGCGGTTCTACGTCTTCGAGGAGATAGCCAACCCGGCGGCCTTCAAGCGGAGTTACCGCACGCTGCTGGACGCGGTCGACGCCGACGACCTGGAGAAGCGGCGCGTCGTGGACGAGTGCAAGCGCGCCTTCGCGCTCAACACGGCCGTCTTCCGCGAGCTGGGCGAGGTCTTCCCGCTCGGCGCGTGA
- the map gene encoding type I methionyl aminopeptidase: MSGQSLLAPGEISPVRSVPGNIRRPEYVGKPGPTPYTGPEIQDSDTVERMRIAGRIAAQAMEEAAKHIAPGVTTDELDRVAHEFMVDHGAYPSTLGYRGYPKSLCTSVNEVICHGIPDSTVLRDGDIVNLDVTAYLNGVHGDNNATYLCGDVDEESRLLVERTRESLVRAIKAVRPGRQINVIGRVIESYAKRFGYGVVRDFTGHGINTSFHSGLIVPHYDSPHATTVMKPGMTFTIEPMLTLGTHEYDMWDDGWTVLTKDRKRTAQFEHTLVVTETGADILTLP, translated from the coding sequence ATGTCTGGTCAGTCGCTGCTCGCCCCCGGGGAGATCTCCCCCGTCCGTTCCGTACCCGGAAATATCCGGCGCCCCGAGTACGTGGGGAAGCCGGGCCCGACGCCGTACACCGGTCCGGAGATCCAGGACTCCGACACCGTCGAGCGGATGCGGATCGCGGGCCGGATCGCCGCGCAGGCGATGGAAGAGGCCGCCAAGCACATCGCCCCGGGCGTCACCACCGACGAACTGGACCGGGTGGCCCACGAGTTCATGGTGGATCACGGCGCGTACCCCTCGACGCTCGGCTACCGCGGCTACCCCAAGTCCCTGTGCACCTCCGTCAACGAGGTCATCTGCCACGGCATCCCGGACTCGACGGTGCTGCGCGACGGCGACATCGTGAACCTGGACGTGACGGCGTACCTCAACGGTGTGCACGGCGACAACAACGCCACCTACCTCTGCGGCGACGTGGACGAGGAGTCCCGGCTGCTGGTGGAGCGGACCCGGGAGTCGCTGGTCCGGGCCATCAAGGCGGTGCGCCCCGGTCGCCAGATCAACGTGATCGGCCGGGTCATCGAGTCCTACGCCAAGCGCTTCGGCTACGGCGTGGTGCGGGACTTCACCGGGCACGGCATCAACACCTCGTTCCACTCCGGCCTGATCGTGCCGCACTACGACAGCCCGCACGCCACCACCGTGATGAAGCCGGGGATGACGTTCACCATCGAGCCGATGCTGACCCTGGGCACCCACGAGTACGACATGTGGGACGACGGCTGGACCGTCCTGACCAAGGACCGCAAGCGGACGGCCCAGTTCGAGCACACCCTCGTGGTGACGGAGACCGGGGCCGACATCCTCACCCTGCCGTAG
- the npdG gene encoding NADPH-dependent F420 reductase has translation MTTHDSAGAPKAPAKDPWDLPDVSGLSVGVLGGTGPQGRGLAYRLARAGQRVTIGSRDAARAAGAAAELGLGIEGADNAACALRSDVVIVAVPWEGHAKTLESLRAELAGKLVIDCVNPLGFDKKGAYALKPEEGSAAEQAAALLPDSRVTAAFHHLSAVLLQDPAIDEIDTDVMVLGEARADTDIVQALAGRIAGMRGVFAGRLRNAHQVESLVANLISVNRRYKAHAGLRATDV, from the coding sequence ATGACTACCCACGACAGTGCCGGTGCGCCAAAGGCACCCGCGAAGGACCCCTGGGACCTGCCCGACGTCTCCGGACTCTCCGTCGGCGTGCTCGGCGGCACCGGGCCGCAGGGCCGTGGACTCGCCTACCGCCTCGCCCGTGCCGGGCAGCGCGTGACCATCGGTTCCCGGGACGCCGCCCGCGCGGCCGGGGCCGCCGCCGAACTCGGACTCGGCATCGAGGGCGCGGACAACGCCGCCTGTGCGCTCCGCAGTGACGTCGTGATCGTCGCCGTGCCGTGGGAGGGCCACGCCAAGACGCTGGAATCGTTGCGCGCGGAGCTCGCCGGGAAGCTCGTGATCGACTGCGTCAACCCGCTCGGCTTCGACAAGAAGGGCGCCTACGCCCTCAAGCCGGAGGAGGGCAGCGCCGCCGAACAGGCCGCCGCCCTGCTGCCCGACTCCCGCGTCACCGCCGCCTTCCACCACCTCTCGGCGGTGCTGCTCCAGGACCCCGCCATCGACGAGATCGACACCGACGTGATGGTGCTGGGCGAGGCCCGCGCCGACACCGACATCGTGCAGGCACTCGCCGGCCGGATCGCGGGCATGCGCGGCGTCTTCGCCGGACGGCTGCGCAACGCCCACCAGGTCGAGTCCCTCGTGGCCAACCTGATCTCGGTCAACCGCCGGTACAAGGCACACGCGGGGCTGCGCGCCACCGACGTGTGA
- a CDS encoding site-2 protease family protein gives MTTAISRHDRRISPIFLGIVAVTAVAGWAVWTGFADRAEFAVFLFVTGAWVVSLCLHEYAHARTALHSGDISIGAKGYLTLNPLKYTHALLSIVLPVIFVIMGGIGLPGGAVYIERGRIRGRWKHSLISAAGPLTNVLFAVVCTAPFWLGALDGVPWVFRYALAFLAMLQVTAAILNFVPVPGLDGYGVIEPWLSYDVRRQVEPFAPFGLIAVFGLLWVPGVNAAFFDAVDALLRGLGVSEFETYCGQDAYRFWRALSGEGNPVCLPPS, from the coding sequence ATGACCACCGCGATCAGCCGCCACGACCGGCGCATCAGCCCGATCTTCCTCGGGATCGTCGCCGTCACGGCCGTCGCCGGCTGGGCGGTGTGGACGGGCTTCGCCGACCGGGCGGAGTTCGCCGTCTTCCTGTTCGTCACGGGGGCCTGGGTCGTCTCGCTCTGCCTCCACGAGTACGCGCACGCCCGCACGGCGCTGCACAGCGGGGACATCTCGATCGGGGCGAAGGGGTACCTGACGCTCAACCCGCTGAAGTACACCCACGCACTGCTCAGCATCGTGCTGCCGGTGATCTTCGTGATCATGGGGGGCATCGGGCTGCCCGGTGGGGCCGTCTACATCGAGCGGGGCCGTATCCGGGGCCGCTGGAAGCACAGTCTGATCTCGGCGGCCGGGCCGCTGACCAACGTCCTGTTCGCCGTCGTCTGCACGGCGCCGTTCTGGCTGGGCGCGCTCGACGGGGTGCCGTGGGTGTTCCGGTACGCGCTGGCGTTCCTGGCGATGCTCCAGGTCACGGCCGCGATCCTCAACTTCGTGCCGGTGCCGGGGCTGGACGGGTACGGGGTGATCGAGCCGTGGCTCTCGTACGACGTCCGGCGCCAGGTGGAGCCGTTCGCGCCGTTCGGACTGATCGCGGTCTTCGGGCTGCTCTGGGTACCGGGGGTGAACGCCGCGTTCTTCGACGCGGTGGACGCGCTGCTGCGGGGGCTCGGGGTGAGTGAGTTCGAGACGTACTGCGGGCAGGACGCCTACCGCTTCTGGCGGGCACTCTCCGGCGAGGGCAACCCCGTCTGCCTGCCCCCGTCGTAG